The Phytohabitans houttuyneae genome has a segment encoding these proteins:
- a CDS encoding AfsR/SARP family transcriptional regulator: MALHVGVLGPLDVRVGGRPVHVATGRLRALLAVLAMSAGRAVPPDRLAGAVWGDEQPDHARRSVQLYVTRLRRALGAGAIRTRTDGYLLVADQVDAVRFLRLLDTAAAAADSGTERARLVAALELWRGTPFDGIRAAWLDRVEGPRLLDRYLAAVERRIDLDLAAGAEGEVVGQLRELTARHPVRERFWEQLMTALYRAGRRAEALEAYRRLYRLLADELGVTPGAAVRELHRRILAGDPALRGPAGRGGAPVPRQLPAAVRGFSGRAGSLDRLDAVAGRAGDAAAVAVISGGGGVGKTSLAVHWAHRAAGRFPDGQLYVDLRGFGPSGQAVRPADAVRGFLEALGTAPANVPTDLPAQVGLYRSLTSGKRVIVLLDNAADAEQVRPLLPGAAGSVAVVTSRHQLPGLVAEGAYPVTLDVLPAGESRALLAGRLGADQVDAEPDAVARIVAICAGLPLALAIVAARATTPPLHSLDALAAELGEFRTCLDALASADAATDLRAVFSWSYCRLGPAAKRLFRLLGIHPGRDVGALAAASLAGTTAAATRPVLAELCRAHLLTEHAPGRYACHDLLRVYAAELLDSHDAEADRRAARRRLLDHLLATAAAAALLIEPLRDPIAVVRPAPGVTPEPFGKREDALAWLDAERPALLSAVELARDDGLDAHAWQLA, from the coding sequence GTGGCGCTTCACGTCGGTGTGCTGGGCCCGCTGGACGTACGGGTGGGCGGGCGGCCGGTGCACGTGGCGACCGGCCGCCTGCGGGCGCTGCTCGCCGTCCTGGCGATGTCGGCCGGCCGGGCCGTGCCACCGGACCGGCTGGCCGGCGCGGTCTGGGGCGACGAGCAGCCGGACCACGCGCGGCGCAGCGTGCAGCTCTACGTCACCCGGCTGCGGCGGGCGCTCGGCGCCGGCGCCATCCGGACGCGCACCGACGGGTACCTGCTGGTCGCCGATCAGGTGGACGCGGTGCGCTTCCTGCGGCTGCTGGACACGGCGGCCGCGGCGGCGGACAGCGGCACGGAGCGGGCCCGCCTCGTGGCGGCGCTGGAGCTGTGGCGGGGCACGCCCTTCGACGGCATCCGCGCCGCGTGGCTGGACCGGGTCGAGGGGCCGCGGCTGCTCGACCGGTACCTCGCCGCCGTGGAACGCCGCATCGACCTGGACCTGGCCGCCGGCGCGGAGGGTGAGGTGGTCGGGCAGCTGCGGGAGCTGACCGCGCGGCACCCGGTGCGCGAGCGGTTCTGGGAGCAGCTGATGACCGCCCTCTACCGGGCCGGGCGGCGGGCCGAGGCGCTGGAGGCGTACCGGCGGCTGTACCGCCTCCTCGCCGACGAGCTCGGCGTCACGCCCGGCGCCGCCGTGCGGGAGCTGCACCGCCGCATCCTGGCCGGGGACCCGGCGCTGCGCGGGCCGGCCGGCCGCGGCGGTGCACCGGTGCCGCGGCAGCTGCCGGCCGCGGTCCGGGGCTTCTCCGGCCGCGCGGGCAGCCTGGACCGGCTCGACGCGGTGGCCGGGCGGGCGGGCGACGCCGCCGCGGTCGCGGTGATCTCCGGTGGCGGCGGGGTCGGCAAGACCAGCCTCGCGGTGCACTGGGCGCACCGGGCCGCCGGCCGCTTCCCCGACGGGCAGCTCTATGTGGACCTGCGCGGCTTCGGGCCGTCCGGGCAGGCGGTGCGCCCCGCCGACGCGGTCCGCGGCTTCCTGGAGGCGCTCGGCACCGCCCCGGCCAACGTGCCCACCGACCTGCCCGCACAGGTCGGGTTGTACCGCAGCCTGACGTCCGGCAAGCGGGTGATCGTTCTGCTGGACAACGCGGCGGACGCGGAGCAGGTGCGCCCGCTGCTGCCCGGCGCGGCCGGCTCTGTCGCGGTCGTCACCAGCCGCCACCAGCTGCCCGGCCTCGTCGCCGAGGGCGCGTACCCGGTGACGCTGGACGTGCTCCCGGCGGGCGAGTCCCGCGCGCTGCTCGCCGGCCGCCTGGGCGCCGACCAGGTCGACGCCGAGCCGGACGCGGTCGCGCGGATCGTCGCGATCTGCGCCGGCCTGCCGCTCGCGCTGGCGATCGTGGCGGCCCGGGCGACCACCCCGCCGCTGCACAGCCTCGACGCGCTCGCCGCCGAGCTGGGCGAGTTCCGCACCTGCCTGGACGCCCTCGCCAGCGCCGACGCCGCCACCGACCTGCGGGCCGTCTTCTCCTGGTCGTACTGCCGCCTCGGCCCGGCGGCCAAACGCCTGTTCCGGCTGCTCGGCATCCACCCCGGCCGGGACGTCGGCGCGCTCGCGGCGGCCAGCCTCGCCGGGACGACCGCGGCGGCCACCCGCCCCGTGCTGGCCGAGCTGTGCCGCGCCCACCTGCTGACCGAGCACGCGCCGGGCCGGTACGCCTGCCACGACCTGCTCCGCGTGTACGCGGCCGAGCTCCTCGACAGCCACGACGCCGAGGCCGACCGGCGGGCCGCGCGGCGCCGCCTGCTTGACCACCTCCTCGCTACCGCCGCCGCGGCGGCGCTGCTCATCGAGCCGCTGCGCGACCCGATCGCCGTGGTGCGGCCGGCGCCCGGCGTGACGCCCGAGCCGTTCGGCAAGCGGGAGGACGCGCTGGCCTGGCTGGACGCCGAGCGCCCCGCCCTGCTCAGCGCGGTCGAGCTGGCCCGCGACGACGGGCTCGACGCGCACGCCTGGCAGCTGGCCTAG
- a CDS encoding heavy-metal-associated domain-containing protein, translating into MHTATYAVEGMVCGHCVAAVRAELGRVPGVTGVVADLAAGTVTITGERPVDPAVARAAVEEAGLRLGDPCAPP; encoded by the coding sequence ATGCACACCGCGACATACGCCGTCGAAGGCATGGTCTGCGGCCACTGCGTGGCCGCTGTCCGGGCGGAGCTGGGGCGGGTGCCGGGCGTGACCGGGGTCGTGGCCGACCTCGCCGCCGGCACCGTGACGATCACCGGAGAGCGGCCCGTGGACCCCGCGGTCGCGCGGGCCGCCGTGGAGGAGGCCGGGCTCCGGCTCGGCGACCCGTGCGCACCGCCGTGA
- a CDS encoding serine hydrolase domain-containing protein — MWRALALVPLLVGTPPTVTPEDVHFAHDALRRGTPAQVGLDAEPIARMVTDAAAYLVPTPDHPTWPTYAGAVVLAAKDGVIVQHAAVGDAVRYTAVGPPPTRTGEELPPAERIPMRPDTIFDLASISKLFTTVVVLRQVEAGRVDLDAPVARYLPEFAAGGKESVTVRMLLTHTSGLPAFLPLWSSYPTPGERLAAALATPLAAGATPGSRYVYSDLGLIALGALVHRVTGQPLDVLVRTQVTGPLGMRDTGYNPPASARPRIAATEYQPYAGRGMVWGEVHDENAWGLGGVAGHAGVFSTAADLAVFCQMLLNGGQYKGRRVLRSATVRDMLVNYNAGLEQAYPESDRGLGLELNKHWYMGPLASPVGFGHTGFTGTSIAVDPLSHSFVILLSNRVHPDRGWGGNNPARRAVVRDFGEAMPVRPPSRSAWRALPGDAATATMTAPLREAATSGVLTFDLWYDTEPRFDVVRLESSVDGAVWTPLAVTLRRGAHRWSADGLVTGYGGRAWWHASAALPDGTTAVRWAYATDVSAQGRGVYVDRVLAAGRGGLLFAGEGPDADRLVPDRWVQSRR; from the coding sequence ATGTGGAGAGCGCTGGCGCTGGTCCCGTTGTTGGTCGGAACCCCACCGACCGTGACCCCCGAGGACGTCCACTTCGCGCACGACGCGCTGCGCCGTGGCACGCCGGCCCAGGTCGGGCTCGACGCCGAGCCGATCGCGCGGATGGTCACCGACGCCGCGGCGTACCTGGTGCCCACGCCGGACCACCCCACCTGGCCCACGTACGCCGGCGCGGTCGTGCTCGCCGCCAAGGACGGCGTGATCGTCCAGCACGCGGCGGTCGGCGACGCCGTGCGGTACACCGCGGTGGGTCCGCCGCCCACCCGCACCGGCGAGGAGCTGCCGCCGGCCGAGCGGATCCCGATGCGCCCGGACACGATCTTCGACCTCGCGTCGATCTCGAAGCTCTTCACCACCGTCGTCGTGCTGCGCCAGGTGGAGGCCGGCCGGGTCGACCTCGACGCGCCGGTCGCCCGCTACCTGCCGGAGTTCGCGGCCGGCGGCAAGGAGTCCGTGACCGTGCGCATGCTGCTGACCCACACGTCAGGGCTGCCGGCGTTCCTTCCACTGTGGAGCAGCTACCCGACGCCCGGGGAGCGGCTCGCCGCCGCGCTCGCCACCCCGCTCGCCGCCGGCGCCACGCCCGGCAGCCGGTACGTGTACTCCGACCTCGGCCTCATCGCGCTCGGCGCGCTCGTGCACCGGGTCACCGGGCAGCCGCTTGACGTGCTGGTGCGCACGCAGGTCACCGGACCGCTCGGCATGCGCGACACCGGCTACAACCCGCCCGCGTCGGCGCGGCCGCGGATCGCGGCGACCGAGTACCAGCCGTACGCGGGTCGCGGCATGGTGTGGGGCGAGGTGCACGACGAGAACGCGTGGGGGCTCGGCGGCGTCGCGGGCCACGCCGGCGTCTTCTCCACCGCCGCCGACCTCGCGGTCTTCTGCCAGATGCTGCTCAACGGCGGCCAGTACAAGGGCCGGCGCGTGCTGCGCTCCGCGACCGTGCGGGACATGCTTGTCAACTACAACGCGGGGCTCGAGCAGGCGTACCCCGAGAGCGACCGCGGCCTCGGCCTGGAGCTCAACAAGCACTGGTACATGGGGCCGCTGGCGTCTCCGGTCGGCTTCGGGCACACCGGGTTCACCGGTACGTCCATTGCGGTCGATCCGCTCTCGCACTCGTTCGTCATCCTGCTGAGCAACCGCGTGCACCCGGACCGCGGCTGGGGCGGCAACAACCCGGCCCGCCGCGCGGTGGTCCGCGACTTCGGCGAGGCCATGCCGGTGCGGCCGCCGTCGCGGTCCGCGTGGCGCGCGCTGCCCGGCGACGCGGCCACCGCGACGATGACGGCGCCGCTGCGCGAGGCGGCCACGTCGGGGGTGCTCACCTTCGACCTCTGGTACGACACGGAGCCTCGCTTCGATGTCGTACGGCTCGAGTCGAGTGTGGACGGTGCGGTGTGGACACCGCTCGCGGTGACGCTCCGCCGCGGCGCGCACCGGTGGTCGGCCGACGGCCTCGTCACCGGTTACGGCGGCCGCGCCTGGTGGCACGCGAGCGCCGCCCTGCCCGACGGCACGACCGCGGTCCGCTGGGCGTACGCGACGGACGTGAGCGCGCAGGGCCGCGGCGTCTACGTGGACCGCGTCCTGGCGGCCGGCCGCGGCGGCCTGCTCTTCGCCGGCGAGGGCCCGGACGCCGACCGCCTGGTGCCCGACCGCTGGGTGCAGAGCCGCCGCTGA
- a CDS encoding exo-beta-N-acetylmuramidase NamZ family protein produces MRRRHLLAGGLGAAGVLATAEPAAARSGVRTGFDRLVESRWAALEGQRVGVISNPTGVDRRYRHLVDLMHASGRVEIGGVFGPEHGFRGSAQAGGSEGTGVDARTGLTVYDAYGASQAKWEQLYATAAVDTVVFDIQDVGARFYTYIWTLYDAMVAAARSGRRFVVLDRPNPIGGTAYGPMMTAGYTSGVGKKEIVQQHGMTVGELARFYNGEFLPTEAGARVELEVIACRGWHGREVAADTGVPWVLPSPNMPTPDTALVYPGTGMFEGVASISEGRGTTRPFELVGGPEMDHHWSDRLNALGLSGVEFREAYFTPTFNKFTGVLCAGVEVKVTDPRSYDAVRTGVAMLVEARRYPSFVWRADAWDPQRPYWIDKLTGSPRLRTMLDAGATVDEAVGAWRAELAAFTARRRPYLLYPR; encoded by the coding sequence ATGCGACGTCGCCATCTTCTCGCCGGTGGCCTGGGTGCGGCCGGCGTGCTCGCCACCGCCGAGCCGGCGGCGGCCCGCTCCGGTGTGCGCACCGGGTTCGACCGCCTCGTGGAGAGCCGCTGGGCGGCACTGGAGGGCCAGCGGGTCGGGGTGATCTCCAACCCCACCGGCGTCGACCGGCGATACCGGCATCTCGTCGACCTCATGCACGCCAGCGGGCGGGTGGAGATCGGCGGCGTGTTCGGCCCGGAGCACGGCTTCCGCGGCTCCGCGCAGGCCGGCGGCAGCGAGGGGACCGGCGTCGACGCCCGCACCGGGCTGACGGTCTACGACGCTTACGGCGCCAGCCAGGCCAAGTGGGAGCAGCTCTACGCGACCGCCGCCGTCGACACCGTCGTCTTCGACATCCAGGACGTCGGCGCCCGCTTCTACACGTACATCTGGACGCTCTACGACGCGATGGTGGCCGCCGCGCGCAGCGGGCGGCGCTTCGTGGTGCTGGACCGGCCCAACCCCATCGGCGGCACGGCGTACGGGCCGATGATGACCGCCGGCTACACCTCGGGCGTCGGCAAGAAGGAGATCGTCCAGCAGCACGGCATGACGGTGGGTGAGCTGGCCCGTTTCTACAACGGCGAGTTCCTGCCCACCGAGGCCGGCGCGCGGGTCGAGCTGGAGGTGATCGCCTGCCGCGGCTGGCACGGCCGCGAGGTGGCCGCCGACACCGGCGTGCCGTGGGTGCTGCCCAGCCCCAACATGCCGACGCCGGACACCGCGCTGGTCTACCCGGGCACCGGCATGTTCGAGGGCGTCGCCTCCATCTCGGAGGGCCGCGGCACCACCCGCCCCTTCGAGCTGGTCGGCGGCCCCGAGATGGACCACCACTGGAGCGACCGCCTCAACGCGCTCGGACTGTCCGGTGTGGAGTTCCGCGAGGCGTACTTCACGCCGACGTTCAACAAGTTCACCGGCGTGCTCTGCGCCGGCGTCGAGGTGAAGGTCACCGATCCCCGCTCGTACGACGCGGTCCGCACCGGCGTGGCCATGCTGGTGGAGGCCCGCAGGTACCCGTCGTTCGTGTGGCGGGCGGACGCGTGGGACCCGCAGCGGCCGTACTGGATCGACAAGCTCACCGGCTCACCCCGCCTGCGCACGATGCTGGACGCGGGCGCCACAGTGGACGAAGCGGTGGGCGCGTGGCGTGCCGAGCTGGCCGCGTTCACCGCGCGCCGCCGGCCGTACCTGCTCTACCCGCGGTAG
- a CDS encoding M20 family metallo-hydrolase, producing the protein MVRINRERLWADLMRLKEIGGYDDDATGLRGVRRLALTDEDAEARRLVVSWMREAGLAVRVDRIGNVYAERAGTEPSLPCVLMGSHIDTVATGGAFDGTLGVLGGIEVMRSLNEAGIRTRRPIEVGFFTEEEGVRFGTDMLGSAVTAGRLTLEYAHNLTDATGATVQGELVRIGFDGPTPEIRPIPHAYIECHIEQGPILAEAGVDVGIVTGVQAISWQRLTVRGEAAHAGTTPIAARHDAGLAAAEVVVEVRRMCDSGHFGQLRGTVGNFAVRPAQTNVIPAEAVLTVDLRNPDDALMTKAEKHLAGFVDDLRRRHGVTATWERMAKTAMVPFHESIQEVIAASADRLGLRYVRAMSGAGHDAQEIAATCPTAMVFVAGEYGGISHTPASTPAPTPAATASTSSPTPSSPSPSRSPREGRSPK; encoded by the coding sequence GTGGTGCGGATCAACCGGGAGCGGCTGTGGGCCGACCTCATGCGGCTCAAGGAGATCGGCGGCTACGACGACGACGCCACCGGGCTGCGCGGCGTGCGGCGGCTGGCGCTGACCGACGAGGACGCCGAGGCGCGCCGCCTGGTCGTCTCCTGGATGCGCGAGGCGGGGCTGGCCGTGCGGGTCGACCGGATCGGCAACGTCTACGCCGAGCGGGCCGGCACCGAGCCGTCGCTGCCCTGCGTGCTGATGGGCAGCCACATCGACACGGTGGCCACCGGCGGCGCGTTCGACGGCACGCTGGGCGTGCTCGGCGGCATCGAGGTCATGCGCTCGCTCAACGAGGCCGGCATCCGCACCCGCCGCCCGATCGAGGTGGGCTTCTTCACCGAGGAGGAGGGCGTCCGCTTCGGCACCGACATGCTGGGGTCGGCGGTCACGGCCGGCCGCCTCACGCTGGAGTACGCGCACAACCTCACCGACGCCACCGGCGCCACCGTCCAGGGCGAGCTGGTGCGCATCGGCTTCGACGGCCCCACGCCGGAGATCCGGCCGATCCCGCACGCGTACATCGAGTGCCACATCGAGCAGGGCCCGATCCTCGCCGAGGCGGGCGTCGACGTGGGCATCGTGACCGGCGTACAGGCCATCTCGTGGCAGCGCCTGACCGTGCGCGGCGAGGCGGCGCACGCCGGCACCACGCCGATCGCGGCCCGCCACGACGCCGGCCTCGCCGCGGCCGAGGTCGTGGTCGAGGTGCGCCGCATGTGCGACAGCGGGCACTTCGGGCAGCTGCGCGGCACCGTTGGCAACTTCGCGGTGCGGCCCGCACAGACCAACGTGATCCCCGCCGAGGCCGTGCTGACCGTCGACCTGCGCAACCCGGACGACGCCCTGATGACCAAGGCGGAAAAGCACCTGGCCGGCTTCGTCGACGACCTGCGGCGGCGGCACGGCGTGACCGCCACCTGGGAGCGGATGGCCAAGACCGCGATGGTCCCGTTCCACGAGAGCATCCAGGAGGTCATCGCCGCCAGCGCCGACCGGCTCGGCCTCCGCTACGTGCGCGCCATGTCCGGCGCCGGGCACGACGCCCAGGAGATCGCCGCGACCTGCCCCACGGCGATGGTCTTCGTCGCCGGCGAGTACGGCGGGATCAGCCACACCCCCGCGAGTACTCCCGCCCCGACGCCTGCGGCAACGGCATCGACATCCTCGCCAACGCCGTCCTCACCCTCGCCGAGCCGATCACCGAGGGAGGGCCGGTCACCCAAGTAG
- a CDS encoding SAM-dependent methyltransferase has product MDDPTEALADRLFRDALGALELFTVYLGERLGLYRALHDGGPATSTELAARTGTAERYVREWLEHHAASGLVEVDDATAAPLERRYLLPAAHVPVLADHDDVRFAAFRAIDIARAARTLPDLVDAFRTGTAPPPLPWEPEGRAAENRVVYLTHLGTDWLPAIPDVDRRLRAQPPARVADLACGMGWSSIAIARAYPLATVDGFDLDAAAIADARRNATSEGLADRVSFEVADVAAPGLSGRYDLVTILEGFHDMARPVDALRAVRTMLTDGGSVVIIDENALDDFTAPAPDMERYHYGWSVVSCLPGAMGDPRTAATGAVMRTATLRRYAEEAGFGTVEVLPIETPAWRFYRLHPTR; this is encoded by the coding sequence ATGGACGACCCGACCGAGGCGCTGGCCGACCGCCTCTTCCGCGACGCCCTCGGCGCCCTCGAGCTCTTCACCGTCTACCTGGGCGAGCGGCTCGGCCTCTACCGCGCGCTGCACGACGGCGGTCCCGCGACCTCGACCGAGCTGGCGGCACGCACCGGCACCGCGGAGCGGTACGTGCGCGAGTGGCTCGAACACCACGCCGCGAGCGGGCTCGTCGAGGTCGACGACGCCACCGCCGCTCCGCTCGAACGCCGGTACCTGCTGCCCGCCGCGCACGTCCCGGTCCTCGCCGACCATGACGACGTACGGTTCGCCGCGTTCCGCGCCATCGACATCGCCCGCGCGGCCCGCACGCTGCCCGACCTTGTCGACGCCTTCCGCACCGGCACCGCTCCCCCGCCGTTGCCGTGGGAGCCGGAGGGCCGCGCCGCCGAAAACCGCGTCGTCTACCTCACCCACCTGGGCACCGACTGGCTGCCCGCGATCCCCGACGTGGACCGCCGGCTGCGCGCCCAGCCGCCCGCGCGCGTGGCCGACCTCGCCTGCGGCATGGGCTGGTCGAGCATCGCCATCGCGCGCGCCTACCCACTGGCCACAGTGGACGGCTTCGACCTCGACGCCGCCGCGATCGCCGACGCCCGCCGCAACGCCACGTCCGAGGGCCTCGCCGACCGCGTGTCCTTCGAGGTGGCCGACGTCGCCGCCCCCGGGCTGTCCGGCCGCTACGACCTGGTCACGATCCTGGAGGGCTTCCACGACATGGCCCGCCCCGTCGACGCCCTGCGCGCCGTCCGCACCATGCTCACCGACGGCGGCTCTGTCGTGATCATCGACGAAAACGCCCTCGACGACTTCACCGCACCCGCCCCCGACATGGAGCGCTACCACTACGGCTGGAGCGTCGTCTCCTGTCTGCCCGGCGCCATGGGCGACCCCCGCACCGCCGCCACCGGCGCCGTGATGCGCACCGCCACGCTGCGCCGCTACGCCGAGGAGGCCGGCTTCGGCACCGTCGAGGTGCTCCCGATCGAAACCCCGGCCTGGCGGTTCTACCGCCTCCACCCCACCAGATAG
- a CDS encoding SRPBCC domain-containing protein has translation MEYGKIEREIHVDASPEVVYEVVSRPEHLREWWPDDATLDPTPGGVGELVWHGDGPERAMVVPMTVVEAVPPRLFSFRWAYEPDDVPDPSNSFLVTLELVPSGAGTTLRLTETGFRERGWEVATLEAAYREHATSWDRFLPRLARYAGQRVAAR, from the coding sequence ATGGAGTACGGCAAGATCGAGCGCGAGATCCACGTGGACGCCTCGCCCGAGGTCGTGTACGAGGTGGTCAGCCGCCCCGAGCACCTGCGCGAGTGGTGGCCGGACGACGCGACGCTCGACCCGACGCCCGGGGGCGTGGGGGAGCTGGTGTGGCACGGCGACGGCCCCGAGCGGGCCATGGTGGTGCCGATGACGGTCGTCGAGGCCGTGCCGCCGAGGCTGTTCTCCTTCCGCTGGGCGTACGAGCCGGACGACGTGCCCGACCCCTCGAACTCGTTCCTCGTCACGCTCGAGCTGGTGCCCTCCGGCGCCGGCACCACGCTGCGGCTGACCGAGACCGGCTTCCGCGAGCGCGGGTGGGAGGTCGCCACGCTGGAGGCCGCGTACCGCGAGCACGCCACGTCGTGGGACCGGTTCCTGCCGCGGCTCGCGCGGTACGCCGGGCAGCGGGTGGCCGCGCGGTGA
- a CDS encoding ArsR/SmtB family transcription factor, which yields MSATAVDDDLWSAIGDPTRRRMLDVLLATGSGTATSLSEQLPVTRQAVAKHLQVLDQVGLVHGTTAGRERRYHVDRAQLARAAAQLASVGASWDARLHRIKRIAEAIQREREA from the coding sequence GTGAGCGCCACAGCGGTCGACGACGACCTCTGGTCGGCGATCGGCGACCCCACCCGGCGGCGCATGCTCGACGTGCTGCTCGCCACCGGCTCCGGCACCGCCACGTCGCTGAGTGAACAGCTGCCGGTGACCCGGCAGGCGGTGGCCAAGCACCTGCAGGTGCTCGACCAGGTCGGGCTCGTGCACGGCACCACCGCCGGGCGGGAGCGCCGCTACCACGTCGACCGGGCGCAGCTCGCCCGCGCCGCCGCGCAGCTGGCCTCGGTCGGGGCCAGCTGGGACGCCCGACTGCACCGCATCAAGCGGATCGCCGAAGCCATCCAGCGCGAGCGCGAGGCCTGA
- a CDS encoding SRPBCC family protein: MVNILHRIGVEKASPDAVYAALTTLDGLSGWWTRDTTGNTEVGGVIAFRFVAGGFDMKVVELAPGKRVLWEVVEGPAEWIGTQVNFDLRQEGDYTIVLFEHRGWAEPVEFMYHCSTKWATFLLSLKQLVETGKGSPDPDDVRISDWH; this comes from the coding sequence ATGGTGAACATCCTGCACCGGATCGGCGTCGAGAAGGCGTCGCCGGACGCCGTATACGCCGCTCTGACCACGCTCGACGGCCTCTCCGGGTGGTGGACCCGCGACACGACGGGCAACACCGAGGTCGGCGGCGTGATCGCCTTCCGCTTCGTGGCCGGCGGCTTCGACATGAAGGTCGTCGAGCTGGCGCCCGGCAAGCGCGTGCTCTGGGAGGTCGTCGAAGGGCCGGCCGAGTGGATCGGTACGCAGGTCAACTTCGACCTGCGCCAGGAGGGCGACTACACGATCGTGCTCTTCGAGCACCGGGGCTGGGCCGAGCCGGTCGAGTTCATGTACCACTGCAGCACCAAGTGGGCGACCTTCCTGCTCAGCCTCAAGCAGCTGGTGGAGACCGGCAAGGGCTCGCCGGACCCGGACGACGTGCGGATCAGCGACTGGCACTGA
- a CDS encoding PLD nuclease N-terminal domain-containing protein has translation MIRLYGLLFLVDLVLVVIALIDCLSSEDAAVRNLPKVAWVFIILLFPPIGPIVWFVAGRPQGQRVGRAGAWRPGSGFPEYERPRPLAPDDDPEFLRSKARERREDEELLRTWEADLRRREEELRRRDPST, from the coding sequence GTGATTCGTCTCTACGGCCTGTTGTTCCTGGTCGACCTGGTGCTCGTCGTCATTGCGCTGATCGACTGTCTGTCCAGCGAGGACGCCGCGGTGCGCAACCTGCCGAAGGTCGCCTGGGTGTTCATCATCCTGCTGTTTCCGCCGATCGGCCCGATCGTGTGGTTCGTCGCCGGCCGGCCGCAGGGCCAGCGGGTGGGCCGCGCCGGCGCGTGGCGTCCCGGCAGCGGCTTCCCCGAGTACGAACGGCCCCGCCCGCTCGCGCCCGACGACGACCCGGAGTTTCTGCGGAGCAAGGCCCGTGAGCGGCGCGAGGACGAGGAGCTGCTGCGCACGTGGGAGGCCGACCTGCGCCGCCGCGAGGAGGAGCTGCGCCGCCGCGACCCGTCGACCTGA